A stretch of Nitrospira sp. DNA encodes these proteins:
- a CDS encoding PAS domain S-box protein — translation MANFALGSLWQTIRRPVHQPAVMAWLCLVGGIFSADLLLPLGYAVPMLYVLPLLLTWFLPARGVRYWAAGGLIGLTILGVLCSSGPLFPAVLFNRAVASILLLSIAAGLEQARRLAAKTAAAVQQSEQAIARIARLKHLSAWSLTLSGDPNHIFDEASRVLGQMFDVRIVCLSEIVGEELLFKSLYMNGQVTRNAGRCPLAITPCATVKTAKDLRVFDRVMERFPEAAFLRAHQAMAYCGVPSLDSRGEVVAVTCLLDDKPRDFTEEEQELLRIFAQRIATEIERARQAAAQSAAEAALRESEERWQYAFEGSGDGVWDWNAQTNQVYFSTRWKTMLGYEPHEIGDTFGEWDCRVHPEDKAAAYEEIRKHFDGEPDLYVSEHRLLCKDGSYKWILARGKVVTRDAHGKPLRVVGTHTDLTERKRAEERLRESEAFLASVLDNLPNMVFVKEAEGLRFVRLNKAGEALLGYSHDELLGKNDYDFFPAKDAETFTAADRRVLAGGRLLDIPEEGIQTKHNGIRYLHTKKIPLTDSNGTPRYLLGISEDITERKQSEERLRQSEAFIASVLNHLPSVVFVKEARELRHVRFNRACEELLGVSAQDILGKNNFDLFPKEQADLFTAKDREVLASGHLVDIPEERIDTPHGVRYLHTRKIPMFGATGEPAYLVGISEDITERKRMEQALRESHAELERRVFERTMDLAESNHALRVEIDERQRMEAQLRESEGRLNQAQALAHLGSWELDVEAGRLTWSDETFRIFGIEPGEGVATYESFLACVHPDDRAAVDAAYAGSIRDGLDSYEIEHRIVAQGTGDIRIVHEKCVHIRNAAGAVVRSLGMVHDVTGRKQLEAMRQAHAVMDRVMQEREALMRNLHDGVLQSLYALRLGLEHSRRLLASQSGNAQKSLDVQIEDLALMIAEVRRFMGGQDPVWAQAETIRSGLSTLIDTYRGVSSVEWLLELPERDEELADLPPDEIRHLLYIVREAMSNVVRHASATRCRIALVPAGDRWQMTIEDDGCGFNPADSRKQGLGMGNMEARARQIGAAIAITTAPGTGTRIVITLIRRATHVSI, via the coding sequence ATGGCTAACTTTGCCCTCGGGTCCTTGTGGCAAACTATCAGGAGACCGGTTCATCAACCTGCCGTGATGGCCTGGCTCTGTCTTGTCGGCGGCATCTTCTCAGCCGACCTGCTGCTGCCCCTCGGCTATGCCGTGCCAATGCTCTATGTGCTGCCGCTCCTCCTCACCTGGTTCCTGCCCGCGCGTGGGGTCCGTTATTGGGCGGCAGGCGGTCTGATCGGCTTGACGATACTGGGCGTTCTGTGTTCCTCCGGACCTCTGTTCCCGGCGGTCCTGTTCAACCGGGCAGTGGCGTCGATCCTGCTCTTGAGCATTGCCGCCGGTTTGGAACAGGCTCGGCGGCTCGCAGCGAAGACCGCGGCGGCGGTGCAGCAGTCGGAGCAGGCCATCGCCCGCATCGCCCGGTTGAAGCACTTGTCGGCCTGGAGCCTGACGCTTTCTGGAGATCCCAACCATATCTTTGACGAAGCCTCGCGCGTGCTGGGCCAGATGTTCGACGTGCGCATCGTCTGTCTCTCTGAGATCGTGGGAGAGGAGCTGTTGTTCAAGTCCCTCTATATGAACGGCCAGGTGACGCGGAATGCCGGCCGCTGTCCGCTCGCCATCACCCCCTGCGCAACCGTGAAAACGGCCAAGGATCTGCGCGTGTTCGACCGGGTCATGGAGCGGTTTCCGGAGGCCGCGTTTCTCCGGGCCCACCAGGCCATGGCCTACTGCGGCGTGCCGTCGCTGGACAGCCGGGGGGAGGTGGTGGCGGTGACCTGCCTGCTGGACGACAAACCGCGCGACTTCACCGAGGAAGAGCAGGAATTGTTGCGGATCTTTGCCCAGCGGATCGCCACGGAAATCGAACGGGCGCGGCAGGCCGCCGCCCAATCGGCGGCGGAGGCCGCGTTGAGGGAATCGGAAGAACGCTGGCAGTACGCTTTCGAGGGCAGCGGCGACGGGGTGTGGGATTGGAATGCCCAGACCAACCAGGTGTATTTTTCCACACGCTGGAAGACCATGCTTGGGTATGAGCCACACGAGATCGGGGATACCTTTGGCGAGTGGGATTGCCGTGTTCATCCGGAGGACAAAGCGGCTGCCTACGAGGAGATCCGGAAACATTTCGATGGAGAGCCGGATCTGTATGTGAGCGAACACCGCCTCTTGTGCAAGGATGGCTCGTATAAATGGATTCTCGCTCGTGGGAAGGTGGTGACTCGGGATGCTCATGGCAAGCCTCTGCGCGTAGTCGGCACCCATACCGATCTGACGGAGCGCAAGCGGGCGGAGGAGCGGCTGCGAGAGTCGGAGGCGTTCTTGGCCTCGGTCTTGGATAATCTGCCGAACATGGTCTTTGTGAAAGAGGCCGAGGGGCTGCGGTTCGTGCGGTTGAACAAGGCCGGTGAAGCGCTGCTCGGCTATTCGCACGACGAACTGCTGGGCAAGAATGATTATGACTTTTTCCCGGCCAAGGATGCCGAGACATTTACGGCGGCGGATCGGCGGGTGCTGGCCGGAGGACGCTTGCTGGATATTCCGGAAGAGGGTATCCAGACGAAGCACAACGGGATACGGTATCTGCACACCAAAAAGATTCCATTAACCGATTCCAACGGCACGCCTCGGTATCTGCTGGGGATCTCGGAAGACATCACTGAGCGCAAGCAGAGTGAGGAACGGCTGCGGCAATCGGAAGCCTTTATCGCGTCGGTGTTGAATCATTTGCCCAGCGTGGTGTTCGTAAAGGAGGCGCGGGAGCTGCGGCATGTGCGGTTCAACCGGGCCTGCGAAGAGCTGCTGGGCGTCTCGGCGCAGGACATCCTGGGTAAAAACAATTTCGACCTTTTTCCCAAAGAGCAGGCCGACCTGTTCACGGCGAAAGACCGCGAGGTGCTGGCGAGCGGCCACCTGGTCGATATTCCCGAAGAGCGGATCGATACGCCCCATGGTGTCCGGTATTTGCATACAAGAAAAATTCCCATGTTCGGCGCCACTGGCGAGCCGGCCTATCTGGTGGGCATCTCGGAAGACATTACCGAGCGCAAGCGGATGGAACAGGCCTTGCGGGAATCGCATGCGGAATTGGAACGGCGGGTGTTCGAGCGGACCATGGATCTGGCCGAATCCAACCATGCGCTGCGCGTTGAAATCGACGAGCGCCAGCGGATGGAGGCGCAATTGCGCGAGAGTGAGGGGCGGCTGAATCAGGCCCAGGCGCTCGCGCATCTCGGCAGTTGGGAGCTGGATGTGGAGGCCGGCCGGTTGACCTGGTCGGATGAGACCTTCCGTATTTTTGGCATCGAACCGGGCGAAGGCGTAGCGACCTACGAATCCTTCCTGGCCTGCGTGCATCCCGACGACCGCGCGGCCGTGGATGCCGCCTATGCGGGTTCGATCCGGGATGGGCTCGATTCGTATGAGATCGAGCATCGCATTGTCGCGCAGGGCACAGGCGACATCCGTATCGTCCATGAGAAGTGCGTGCATATCCGCAACGCAGCCGGGGCGGTCGTGAGATCGCTCGGTATGGTGCACGACGTGACCGGCCGCAAACAGTTGGAAGCCATGCGCCAGGCCCACGCCGTCATGGACCGGGTCATGCAAGAACGCGAAGCCCTCATGCGCAATTTGCACGACGGTGTGCTGCAATCGCTGTATGCCCTCCGGCTGGGCCTGGAACACAGCCGCCGCCTGCTGGCTTCGCAATCCGGCAACGCCCAGAAGAGCCTGGACGTGCAGATCGAAGACCTGGCGCTGATGATCGCCGAAGTGCGCCGGTTCATGGGCGGCCAGGATCCGGTATGGGCGCAGGCCGAGACCATCCGCAGCGGTCTCTCGACTCTTATAGACACGTACCGGGGGGTGTCTTCGGTGGAATGGCTGCTGGAGCTGCCTGAGCGGGACGAGGAGTTGGCGGACTTGCCGCCGGACGAGATCAGGCATCTGCTGTACATCGTGCGGGAGGCGATGAGCAATGTCGTCCGCCATGCTTCCGCGACCCGCTGCCGGATCGCGCTGGTTCCCGCCGGCGACCGCTGGCAGATGACGATTGAAGACGACGGCTGTGGATTCAACCCGGCCGACTCCAGGAAGCAGGGCCTGGGGATGGGCAATATGGAGGCCCGCGCCAGGCAGATTGGCGCCGCGATAGCCATAACGACGGCGCCGGGAACCGGCACACGTATTGTGATCACCCTGATAAGGAGAGCCACGCATGTCTCGATCTGA
- a CDS encoding response regulator transcription factor, which translates to MSRSEGTPIRLLLVDDHQLLRLGLRTLFEEQPSVISVVGEAGTLAEGLALSQQLQPDVVLLDLRLPDGHGVEGCREIRAACPGTRVLFLTSYVDDEAVFATVMAGAQGYLLKEVSSATLVQSVVHVAGGGSCLDPMLAERARARINALSSPAEAPPGLSQQEQRVLALVAQGLTNKEIAVAMTLSDKTVRNYLTNVFSKLNVSRRSEAVALYLSRYTTQSAPRSLSADPLL; encoded by the coding sequence ATGTCTCGATCTGAAGGCACCCCGATTCGGCTGCTGCTGGTGGACGATCATCAACTGCTTCGCCTTGGGTTGCGGACGTTATTCGAGGAGCAGCCCTCGGTTATTTCTGTGGTCGGCGAAGCCGGCACGCTGGCCGAAGGACTCGCGCTCAGCCAGCAGTTGCAGCCTGATGTTGTCCTGCTCGATCTCCGGCTGCCGGACGGCCATGGAGTCGAAGGGTGCCGCGAGATTCGGGCTGCCTGCCCCGGCACCCGGGTGCTGTTCCTCACGTCCTACGTGGACGACGAGGCGGTGTTCGCGACCGTCATGGCGGGCGCGCAAGGGTATTTGTTGAAGGAAGTCAGCAGCGCCACGCTCGTGCAATCCGTCGTGCATGTTGCCGGCGGAGGGTCCTGCCTCGATCCGATGCTGGCGGAGCGGGCGAGGGCGCGCATCAATGCGCTGTCCAGTCCTGCCGAGGCCCCGCCGGGCCTCTCTCAACAGGAGCAGCGCGTTCTCGCGCTGGTTGCGCAGGGGCTCACGAACAAGGAAATCGCCGTGGCGATGACGCTGAGCGATAAGACCGTGCGGAACTATTTAACCAACGTGTTCAGCAAATTGAATGTGTCGCGCCGCTCCGAAGCGGTGGCCTTGTATTTGAGCCGCTATACGACTCAGTCCGCCCCCCGTTCCCTGTCCGCCGACCCTCTCCTCTGA
- a CDS encoding chemotaxis protein CheW, whose protein sequence is MAAVSDSVSKDSNQQIGLTTDGSQFLTFSLGEELYGVDILRVQEIKGYTAVTKIPNTPPHIKGVLNLRGTIVPIVELRTKFGLPTIDYTMFTVIVVVVVQDKVMGLVVDAVSDVLNIDRKDIQAAPEFGAKVNVTFLNGIGKSGDRLISLLDIDRLLIEQEVKDAIAAAA, encoded by the coding sequence ATGGCAGCAGTGTCGGACAGCGTCAGCAAAGACAGCAATCAGCAGATCGGGCTTACCACCGACGGCAGCCAGTTTCTGACGTTCAGCCTCGGGGAGGAGCTGTATGGGGTGGACATCCTCCGGGTGCAGGAAATCAAGGGCTATACAGCCGTCACGAAGATTCCCAACACGCCGCCGCACATTAAGGGGGTGCTCAATCTGCGGGGCACCATCGTGCCGATCGTGGAATTACGGACGAAGTTTGGCCTGCCGACCATCGACTATACGATGTTTACCGTCATCGTGGTGGTGGTGGTGCAGGATAAAGTGATGGGGCTGGTCGTGGATGCGGTCTCCGACGTGCTGAACATCGACAGGAAAGATATTCAAGCGGCGCCCGAATTCGGGGCCAAGGTGAATGTCACCTTCCTCAACGGCATCGGCAAGTCCGGCGACAGGTTGATCTCGCTGCTGGACATCGACCGGCTGCTCATCGAGCAGGAGGTCAAGGACGCGATCGCCGCCGCGGCCTGA
- a CDS encoding methyl-accepting chemotaxis protein, with translation MGLNVELLEQSFKLVAPKGEALVSRFYERLFQKYPAVIPLFKHTTLAEQKKKLLASLVLVVQNLRRPDKLTEALQTLGARHVEYGALPAHYEAVGENLLAVLAEFAGPAWTPPVKQAWTEACGAITTIMLQGAARYHGGPSPSSTASPAPGTPASAPRHPLPSPKGASMLTWFGNLKTATKLMLGFAFTGAIMAGLTGICLYNAAALRDNTENIQNVQLKPLMMITRVRGLIHQVRAQTITAILTTSAADREAALAKVGELGGQIAETRDAFSKTIRSEEVRAAYDQFVAKYDDYRTYRETVIFKALREGRQADALAAMKGEGAAKFGASIEAINNVVDTKTKIAQQKYDGAVQTFMDTKMIMLGASAGGIALGLLFGWLLARFIAKNLADVLTAAQALGGGNLAARSSVTTRDEVGELAAAFNDMGTSLEQASAKQQEMVSTLNNARANLLMCDRNLVITYVNEGALTSFREIEADLRKVLPGFDSSKLVGTCIDGFHKDAGRIRRILENPKNLPHRADIQLGPLTLDLMVKAITNEKGEYVGNSLEWLNVTQTRKLEVETARLQAGLDNAAVNVMICDRNYQVVYMNKASQATLRKAEPMIQQGLPGFRAEKVIGSCIDQYHKNPGAIRQILDNPKNLPHRAEIKVGPLTLDLAASAIVNAQGEYLGNSVEWADVTAIKAALTDVDRLVTAAAAGQLSGRIDATKFEGGYRALSEGINRLLDAVVAPLHEAQSVLSALAANDLTQSMTGNYQGEFEQMKSSLNSALGNLTQTMTTVREAVEAVTAGSEQISKGSEDLSQRTSEQASSLEETSASMEEMTSTVKQNADNAKQANQLASAARETADKGGAVTIKAVEAMGAINQSSKKIADIITVIDEIAFQTNLLALNAAVEAARAGEHGRGFAVVAAEVRNLAQRSATAAKEIKGLINESIQRVNDGSELVDQSGKTLEEIVSSVKRVSDIIAEITAASQEQASGIDQVNKAIMQMDETTQQNAALVEETTSASQSMKAQAQELMRQVATFKVNLTGPGARGEGRGVGGGARGEGPGARVKAAAKPVVQKAAPQDAPKPAGVASGNGHAAKKDEFEEF, from the coding sequence ATGGGATTGAACGTCGAGCTATTGGAGCAGAGTTTCAAGCTGGTGGCGCCGAAGGGCGAAGCGCTGGTGAGCCGGTTCTACGAACGGCTGTTTCAGAAGTATCCCGCCGTCATCCCCCTCTTCAAGCACACGACGCTGGCGGAACAGAAGAAGAAGCTGCTGGCCTCCCTGGTGCTGGTCGTGCAGAACCTCCGCCGTCCAGACAAACTGACCGAGGCCTTGCAGACGCTGGGCGCCCGCCATGTGGAGTATGGCGCGCTGCCGGCGCATTACGAGGCGGTCGGAGAGAACTTATTGGCGGTGCTGGCGGAGTTCGCCGGCCCGGCTTGGACGCCGCCAGTCAAACAGGCCTGGACCGAGGCCTGTGGGGCCATCACCACGATCATGCTGCAAGGGGCGGCGCGCTACCATGGCGGGCCCAGCCCGTCTTCCACGGCATCACCGGCGCCGGGCACACCGGCATCGGCACCACGACATCCATTGCCATCACCAAAGGGGGCTTCCATGTTGACCTGGTTTGGAAATCTGAAGACCGCGACGAAACTGATGCTGGGGTTTGCCTTCACCGGGGCCATCATGGCGGGGCTGACCGGCATCTGCCTCTATAACGCGGCGGCGCTGCGCGATAACACCGAGAACATCCAGAACGTGCAGTTGAAGCCGCTGATGATGATCACCAGAGTGCGTGGGCTGATTCACCAGGTGCGGGCGCAGACCATCACGGCCATTTTAACTACGAGCGCCGCCGACCGTGAGGCCGCGCTGGCCAAGGTTGGCGAGCTGGGCGGCCAGATTGCGGAAACTCGCGACGCCTTTTCCAAGACGATTCGCTCCGAAGAGGTCCGTGCTGCGTACGATCAATTCGTCGCCAAATATGACGACTACCGGACCTACCGTGAGACGGTGATCTTCAAGGCTTTGCGGGAGGGGCGGCAGGCCGATGCCCTGGCCGCGATGAAGGGCGAGGGAGCCGCGAAGTTCGGCGCATCGATTGAGGCGATCAACAACGTGGTCGACACGAAGACGAAGATCGCCCAGCAGAAATACGACGGGGCGGTTCAGACCTTCATGGATACCAAGATGATCATGCTGGGGGCGAGCGCGGGAGGGATTGCGCTGGGGCTGCTGTTCGGGTGGCTGCTGGCGCGGTTCATCGCGAAGAACTTGGCCGATGTGCTGACGGCGGCGCAGGCCTTGGGGGGCGGGAACCTGGCGGCGCGGTCTTCGGTGACGACGCGGGATGAAGTGGGCGAACTGGCGGCGGCCTTCAATGACATGGGCACCTCGCTGGAGCAGGCCTCGGCCAAGCAGCAGGAGATGGTCTCCACACTGAACAATGCGCGGGCCAACCTCCTGATGTGCGACCGGAACCTGGTGATCACCTATGTGAACGAGGGGGCGCTGACCTCCTTCCGCGAGATCGAAGCGGACCTGCGCAAAGTGCTGCCGGGCTTCGACAGCAGCAAGCTGGTGGGAACCTGCATCGATGGATTCCATAAAGACGCGGGCCGCATCCGCCGGATCTTGGAGAATCCGAAGAATCTCCCGCACCGGGCCGACATTCAGCTGGGCCCCTTGACCTTGGACCTGATGGTGAAGGCCATCACCAACGAGAAGGGCGAATATGTGGGCAATTCGCTCGAATGGCTGAACGTGACGCAAACGCGCAAGTTGGAAGTCGAGACCGCGCGGTTGCAGGCGGGCCTGGATAACGCCGCCGTGAACGTGATGATTTGCGACCGGAACTATCAGGTCGTCTATATGAACAAGGCCTCGCAGGCGACCTTGCGCAAGGCCGAGCCGATGATTCAGCAGGGGTTGCCGGGCTTCCGGGCCGAGAAGGTGATCGGGAGCTGCATCGATCAATACCATAAGAATCCGGGGGCGATCCGGCAGATTCTGGACAATCCGAAGAACCTGCCGCATCGGGCGGAGATCAAGGTGGGGCCGTTGACCCTGGATCTGGCGGCGTCGGCGATCGTCAACGCGCAGGGCGAATATCTGGGCAACTCGGTGGAATGGGCGGATGTCACGGCGATCAAGGCGGCTCTGACCGATGTGGACCGGCTGGTGACGGCGGCGGCCGCCGGGCAGTTGTCGGGCCGGATCGACGCCACGAAGTTTGAAGGGGGCTATCGCGCCCTTTCCGAAGGCATCAACCGGCTCTTGGATGCGGTGGTGGCGCCGTTGCATGAGGCGCAGAGCGTGCTCAGCGCCTTGGCGGCGAACGATCTGACGCAGTCGATGACCGGGAATTACCAAGGCGAGTTCGAGCAGATGAAGAGCAGCTTGAACAGCGCTCTCGGGAACTTGACCCAGACGATGACCACCGTGCGCGAGGCGGTGGAAGCCGTGACGGCGGGGTCGGAGCAGATCAGCAAGGGGAGCGAGGACCTCTCGCAGCGGACAAGCGAACAGGCCAGTTCGCTGGAAGAGACCAGCGCGTCCATGGAAGAGATGACGAGCACGGTCAAACAAAATGCGGACAATGCCAAGCAGGCCAATCAACTGGCGAGCGCGGCCCGCGAGACCGCCGACAAGGGCGGGGCGGTCACAATCAAGGCTGTCGAGGCCATGGGGGCGATCAACCAGAGCAGCAAGAAGATCGCCGACATCATCACGGTGATCGATGAAATTGCCTTCCAGACCAACCTCTTGGCCCTGAATGCGGCGGTGGAAGCGGCGCGGGCCGGGGAGCATGGAAGAGGGTTCGCCGTGGTGGCGGCCGAGGTCAGAAACCTGGCCCAGCGGTCGGCGACGGCGGCGAAGGAGATCAAGGGGCTCATCAACGAGTCCATCCAGCGGGTGAATGACGGGAGCGAACTGGTGGACCAGTCCGGCAAGACGCTGGAAGAGATCGTGAGCTCGGTGAAACGGGTGAGCGACATCATTGCGGAGATCACGGCGGCCTCGCAGGAGCAGGCCAGCGGGATCGACCAGGTGAACAAGGCCATCATGCAGATGGATGAGACCACGCAGCAGAACGCGGCGCTGGTGGAAGAGACGACGAGCGCCAGCCAGTCCATGAAGGCGCAGGCTCAGGAGCTGATGCGCCAGGTGGCCACCTTTAAGGTGAACCTGACTGGGCCAGGGGCCAGAGGCGAGGGGCGAGGGGTCGGAGGAGGGGCGAGGGGCGAGGGGCCAGGGGCACGGGTGAAGGCCGCGGCCAAGCCTGTGGTTCAGAAGGCGGCTCCGCAGGACGCGCCGAAGCCCGCCGGAGTGGCCTCGGGGAACGGCCATGCGGCCAAGAAGGATGAGTTTGAGGAGTTCTAA
- a CDS encoding methyl-accepting chemotaxis protein: protein MKERWNNLNLTTKMLMVTSLTILATMLGLVVWLSGQMRADLISLLQVRSTVIQRQIEVTRAYIAKQYVGKVKASSGGTIKIAQDHSAPDTIPFPATATREMAEELSNEGIFNARVISSKPLNPMNKPNDAFEEEAIKALAGGEKEVVRIEPVNGVMTFRRMTPDIIRSEACVSCHVGTKVGDMVGAISLQMPMTKALAQVDSNVKMLYLAAGFSATLMGLVMFVSLRSQVIQPIRHLQTVVTSLTHGDLAARATIESRDEVGRLATSFNEMGDSLEQASAKQQEMVQQAQAAAAEVKSVTNAIGKAQAVIEFNLDGTVITANDNFLTCLGYQLNEIQGQHHRLFCDPAYTSTGEYAAFWQKLNRGEFDAGVYRRIGKGGKEIWIQASYNPILDVNGKPSKVMKFATDITAQKNQAAEAEGKISAIGKAQAAIEFNLDGTVMTANDNFLNCLGYTLPEIQGQHHRMFCDPAYTSTGEYAAFWQKLNRGEFDAGVYKRIGKGGKEIWIQASYNPIVDANGKVYKVVKFATDITPQKKAQAEMEHLVAEAQGVLGRLASNDLTEEMRGQYQGELAKIRDSINAVVHNLTQTMTTVREAVEAVTAGSEQISKGSEDLSQRTSEQASSLEETSASMEEMTSTVKQNADNAKQANQLGLAARDVAEKGGAVTKRAIDAMGEINQSSKKIADIITVIDEIAFQTNLLALNAAVEAARAGEHGRGFAVVAAEVRNLAQRSASAAKEIKGLINESIQRVNDGSALVNQSGQTLEEIMVSVKRVTDIISEITAASQEQASGIDQVNKAIMQMDETTQQNAALVEETTSASQSMKAQAQELMRQVEAFKVTVNGPGAKGEGPGTRVKAVAKPVVQKAAPQESPKPAGVASGNGHAAKKDEFEEF from the coding sequence ATGAAAGAGCGTTGGAACAATCTCAATCTGACCACCAAGATGCTCATGGTGACCAGCCTTACGATCCTCGCGACGATGCTGGGATTGGTTGTTTGGTTGAGCGGCCAAATGCGCGCGGATCTGATCTCGCTGTTGCAGGTCAGAAGCACGGTGATCCAACGCCAGATCGAAGTCACCCGCGCCTATATCGCCAAACAATATGTCGGCAAGGTCAAGGCTTCCAGCGGCGGCACGATTAAAATCGCGCAGGACCACAGCGCGCCGGATACGATCCCCTTTCCCGCGACGGCTACCCGCGAAATGGCCGAGGAGCTGTCGAATGAAGGCATCTTCAACGCCCGTGTGATCAGCAGCAAACCCCTCAATCCGATGAATAAGCCGAATGACGCGTTTGAAGAGGAGGCCATCAAGGCGCTGGCCGGCGGCGAAAAGGAAGTCGTGCGGATCGAGCCGGTCAATGGTGTGATGACCTTTCGGCGCATGACGCCCGATATTATCCGCAGCGAAGCCTGCGTCAGCTGCCATGTCGGCACCAAGGTCGGTGACATGGTCGGCGCGATTTCCTTGCAGATGCCGATGACGAAGGCGCTGGCGCAAGTGGACAGCAACGTCAAGATGCTCTATCTGGCGGCCGGATTCTCCGCCACACTGATGGGATTGGTGATGTTCGTGAGCCTGCGTTCGCAGGTGATTCAGCCGATCCGGCACCTGCAAACCGTCGTGACTAGTCTGACGCATGGCGATCTGGCCGCCCGCGCGACGATCGAATCGCGGGATGAAGTGGGGCGGCTGGCGACCTCGTTCAATGAAATGGGCGATTCGCTGGAGCAGGCCTCGGCCAAGCAGCAGGAGATGGTGCAGCAGGCGCAAGCGGCGGCGGCGGAGGTCAAGAGCGTGACCAACGCCATTGGCAAGGCGCAAGCCGTCATTGAGTTCAACTTGGATGGCACGGTCATCACGGCGAACGACAACTTCCTGACGTGTCTCGGCTATCAATTGAACGAGATTCAGGGCCAGCATCACCGGCTGTTCTGCGATCCGGCCTATACGAGCACCGGCGAGTACGCGGCCTTCTGGCAGAAGCTGAACCGGGGGGAGTTCGATGCGGGCGTCTATCGCCGGATCGGCAAAGGGGGCAAGGAGATTTGGATTCAGGCCTCCTACAACCCGATCCTCGACGTGAACGGCAAGCCAAGCAAGGTCATGAAGTTCGCGACCGACATCACGGCCCAAAAGAACCAGGCGGCGGAGGCTGAGGGCAAGATCAGCGCCATCGGCAAGGCCCAGGCTGCCATTGAGTTCAATCTGGATGGCACGGTGATGACGGCGAACGACAATTTCCTGAACTGCCTGGGCTATACGCTGCCGGAGATCCAGGGGCAGCATCACCGGATGTTCTGTGATCCGGCCTATACGAGCACCGGCGAGTACGCGGCCTTCTGGCAGAAGCTGAACCGGGGCGAGTTCGATGCGGGCGTGTATAAGCGGATTGGCAAGGGTGGCAAGGAAATTTGGATTCAGGCCTCCTACAACCCGATCGTGGACGCCAACGGCAAGGTCTACAAGGTGGTGAAGTTTGCGACGGATATCACGCCGCAGAAGAAGGCGCAGGCCGAAATGGAGCATTTGGTGGCCGAAGCGCAGGGCGTGCTGGGACGGCTGGCCAGCAACGATCTGACCGAGGAGATGCGCGGCCAGTATCAAGGCGAGCTGGCCAAGATCAGGGACAGCATCAATGCCGTGGTCCACAACCTGACGCAGACCATGACGACTGTGCGTGAGGCGGTGGAAGCCGTCACGGCGGGGTCGGAGCAGATCAGTAAGGGGAGCGAAGACCTTTCGCAGCGGACGAGCGAACAGGCCAGCTCGCTGGAAGAGACCAGCGCGTCCATGGAAGAAATGACGAGCACGGTCAAACAGAACGCGGACAATGCGAAGCAGGCCAATCAGCTCGGCCTGGCGGCGCGGGACGTGGCCGAGAAGGGCGGGGCGGTCACGAAACGCGCGATCGACGCGATGGGTGAAATCAATCAGAGCAGCAAGAAGATCGCCGACATCATCACGGTGATCGATGAAATCGCGTTCCAGACCAACCTCTTGGCCCTGAATGCCGCCGTGGAGGCGGCGCGGGCCGGTGAGCACGGACGAGGCTTTGCCGTAGTGGCGGCTGAGGTCAGAAACCTGGCGCAGCGGTCCGCGAGCGCGGCGAAGGAGATCAAGGGGCTCATCAATGAGTCCATCCAACGGGTCAATGACGGCAGCGCGCTGGTCAATCAATCCGGCCAGACGCTGGAGGAGATCATGGTCTCGGTCAAGCGTGTCACCGACATCATCTCGGAGATCACGGCGGCCTCACAGGAGCAGGCCAGCGGGATCGATCAGGTGAACAAGGCGATCATGCAGATGGACGAGACGACGCAGCAGAACGCGGCGTTGGTTGAAGAGACGACCAGCGCCAGCCAGTCCATGAAGGCGCAGGCTCAGGAGCTGATGCGCCAGGTGGAGGCGTTTAAGGTGACTGTGAATGGGCCAGGGGCGAAAGGCGAGGGGCCAGGGACACGGGTGAAGGCCGTGGCCAAGCCCGTGGTTCAGAAGGCGGCTCCGCAGGAATCGCCGAAGCCCGCCGGAGTGGCTTCAGGGAACGGCCATGCCGCCAAGAAGGATGAGTTTGAAGAATTCTAA